One Polypterus senegalus isolate Bchr_013 chromosome 10, ASM1683550v1, whole genome shotgun sequence DNA segment encodes these proteins:
- the LOC120536187 gene encoding uncharacterized protein LOC120536187 isoform X1 — translation MQWTVDIILAAAVFCLVSSGQLYLGKVTTDKEVAEEGETVMFKCRVPTSHLNESENGAFYLFKDGREVQTQPGLKELGAATFILHLVTVEETGSYSCAYGEESPGGLNITNNKSVSLKVKDSQVLFLHYREKENSILDEDAEFTCLFHKDKRITPFKGGQFELYKDGVLLASQPMGSISATTFKIKNHTRNSKGTYVCSFRLGDTHIIKSPPVTLWNGATVATPVKYTSRKGFYLMCIFGLVVLLLIAGGILICVHCRQGFQRKNQQVQSNEDPSTIYSYIQDNACDASAQQRKPTGTELYSQVIKKSRTRTVLT, via the exons ATGCAGTGGACAGTCGACATCATCTTAGCAG CTGCAGTGTTCTGCCTGGTTTCATCAG GCCAGCTGTATTTAGGAAAAGTGACCACCGACAAAGAAGTAGCTGAAGAAGGGGAGACAGTGATGTTCAAATGTCGAGTACCAACAAGCCACCTAAATGAGTCGGAAAATGGAGCcttctatttatttaaagatggCCGTGAAGTCCAAACCCAACCAGGACTGAAAGAATTGGGAGCTGCCACTTTTATACTTCATCTCGTTACTGTGGAGGAGACCGGGAGTTACTCGTGTGCTTATGGAGAAGAGAGTCCAGGAGGACTAAACATTACAAACAATAAATCTGTTAGTCTGAAAGTTAAAG aCTCACAGGTCTTGTTCCTCCATTACAGAGAAAAAGAGAATTCAATTTTGGATGAGGATGCGGAGTTTACATGCTTGTTCCATAAAGATAAAAGAATAACCCCTTTTAAAGGCGGTCAATTTGAACTCTACAAAGATGGTGTGCTTCTCGCCTCACAGCCAATGGGCAGCATATCAGCcaccacatttaaaataaagaaccATACAAGGAACAGTAAAGGGACCTACGTGTGCTCCTTCAGACTGGGAGACACTCACATCATAAAGAGTCCGCCTGTCACTCTCTGGAATGGTG CTACGGTTGCCACTCCTGTTAAGTACACATCAAGAAAAG GTTTCTATCTGATGTGCATATTTGGACTTGTAGTCTTGTTGCTGATAGCAGGAGGAATTCTCATTTGTGTCCATTGCAGACAAG GTTTCCAACGCAAAAATCAGCAG GTGCAGAGTAATGAAGATCCATCAactatttattcatatatacagGACAACGCATGTGACGCCAGTGCACAGCAAAGAAAACCAACTGGTACTGAGTTGTATTCCCAGGTCATAAAAAAGTCTAGGACTCGTACTGTGCTGACATGA
- the LOC120536187 gene encoding uncharacterized protein LOC120536187 isoform X2 → MQWTVDIILAAAVFCLVSSGQLYLGKVTTDKEVAEEGETVMFKCRVPTSHLNESENGAFYLFKDGREVQTQPGLKELGAATFILHLVTVEETGSYSCAYGEESPGGLNITNNKSVSLKVKDSQVLFLHYREKENSILDEDAEFTCLFHKDKRITPFKGGQFELYKDGVLLASQPMGSISATTFKIKNHTRNSKGTYVCSFRLGDTHIIKSPPVTLWNGATVATPVKYTSRKGFYLMCIFGLVVLLLIAGGILICVHCRQGFQRKNQQSNEDPSTIYSYIQDNACDASAQQRKPTGTELYSQVIKKSRTRTVLT, encoded by the exons ATGCAGTGGACAGTCGACATCATCTTAGCAG CTGCAGTGTTCTGCCTGGTTTCATCAG GCCAGCTGTATTTAGGAAAAGTGACCACCGACAAAGAAGTAGCTGAAGAAGGGGAGACAGTGATGTTCAAATGTCGAGTACCAACAAGCCACCTAAATGAGTCGGAAAATGGAGCcttctatttatttaaagatggCCGTGAAGTCCAAACCCAACCAGGACTGAAAGAATTGGGAGCTGCCACTTTTATACTTCATCTCGTTACTGTGGAGGAGACCGGGAGTTACTCGTGTGCTTATGGAGAAGAGAGTCCAGGAGGACTAAACATTACAAACAATAAATCTGTTAGTCTGAAAGTTAAAG aCTCACAGGTCTTGTTCCTCCATTACAGAGAAAAAGAGAATTCAATTTTGGATGAGGATGCGGAGTTTACATGCTTGTTCCATAAAGATAAAAGAATAACCCCTTTTAAAGGCGGTCAATTTGAACTCTACAAAGATGGTGTGCTTCTCGCCTCACAGCCAATGGGCAGCATATCAGCcaccacatttaaaataaagaaccATACAAGGAACAGTAAAGGGACCTACGTGTGCTCCTTCAGACTGGGAGACACTCACATCATAAAGAGTCCGCCTGTCACTCTCTGGAATGGTG CTACGGTTGCCACTCCTGTTAAGTACACATCAAGAAAAG GTTTCTATCTGATGTGCATATTTGGACTTGTAGTCTTGTTGCTGATAGCAGGAGGAATTCTCATTTGTGTCCATTGCAGACAAG GTTTCCAACGCAAAAATCAGCAG AGTAATGAAGATCCATCAactatttattcatatatacagGACAACGCATGTGACGCCAGTGCACAGCAAAGAAAACCAACTGGTACTGAGTTGTATTCCCAGGTCATAAAAAAGTCTAGGACTCGTACTGTGCTGACATGA